The genomic interval CGTAAGGGGTAGGCTAAATCATTTCTAATTCTCCACCCATCAGCTGCACTCACTGTATTTTTTGATTCGTAACCTCGAACCGTGTATCGACTTCCATTACTGAACCAGTCCAAGGTATACAGTTGAGTATCAGCTTTTTGCAGATAAACCTGAGCGGAATAGTTTAATTTTTGTGCAAATGAAGAAAAGTGTGTATTAATGAGTAAGCTCGCAGTGAAATACCGATAATCAGAACCGATAATGCCGTTTGCATCGTTGCTTTGCTCTGCACCAAACCAATCCAAACCTTGATAAGCTGAAAAGGACATATCATAGACAGCTGCGCTACCGTAATATTTATAGAGCAGTGATAATTTAATATCTGTTAGCCTACGCTTTTGCAGTTTGACTTCTGTGTCGTTTATATAACCTGCGCGACTGCGCTTACGCAGCTCTACATCCGTTGTTAGCTTGCTATTATTGTCTCGATTAACAAGATATTTGGCCGATAGATATTCATCGTGGGAATCCCCACTGCTGACAAAATCCTGAACGGCGCCACTCACTGCTTGAGTATAATCTGAACCGGTAAGGCGTGTAGAAAGCAACCAGTAGCCAATCGGAACCTCCCAACCTAATCGATAGTTATAACTACCATTGGCGCTATCTTGATCTAAATCTCGTCCACCGCCAAAGGATAAACGATCTTGAATGCCTACTAAATTGTCGATGTTCGCAGAAGCGGATAATTGATATTTCCCCGTCGCTTCACTACCGGCATCGTCAATCGCGAGGTTGCCATAAATTCGGTTTCCCTCTTGAACCTTAGCTCGCAGCTTACTCGTTCCCACCTCTTCACCAGGTAATATATCAAACTTGACGCTTTGCGAAGCCAAGCGATTGTATTGCTCAATAGCCTGCTCCATATCTCGAATATTTAACGGTTTTCCATACTCCAACGGAGCAGCGAAGCGCCAAGAATGCTGATACGTATCTGGAAACTCAACGGACGCCAATGCTCCCGAATATACTTTTACACTCAATATTCCTGTAGAGAGGTCCTGCTCAGGAAGCACTGCTCTTGAAGTGACGTAACCTGCTTGCAATAACCGCTTATTCAGCACCTTAAGGTATAGAGAGATACCGTTT from Bermanella marisrubri carries:
- a CDS encoding ShlB/FhaC/HecB family hemolysin secretion/activation protein, coding for MSFKWILAAAATSSLISTSSVANDLNPTERLLKEKQEQQEAERRLSDTQPPITTPDLDSVPTPPQETPCFDIETIELDTTFHRDLFDGITPKFENQCLGRNGISLYLKVLNKRLLQAGYVTSRAVLPEQDLSTGILSVKVYSGALASVEFPDTYQHSWRFAAPLEYGKPLNIRDMEQAIEQYNRLASQSVKFDILPGEEVGTSKLRAKVQEGNRIYGNLAIDDAGSEATGKYQLSASANIDNLVGIQDRLSFGGGRDLDQDSANGSYNYRLGWEVPIGYWLLSTRLTGSDYTQAVSGAVQDFVSSGDSHDEYLSAKYLVNRDNNSKLTTDVELRKRSRAGYINDTEVKLQKRRLTDIKLSLLYKYYGSAAVYDMSFSAYQGLDWFGAEQSNDANGIIGSDYRYFTASLLINTHFSSFAQKLNYSAQVYLQKADTQLYTLDWFSNGSRYTVRGYESKNTVSAADGWRIRNDLAYPLRETRTSLYIGFDIGGIDGEGASNYEDDILAGLSLGVKGAVSSVGFDFTISQPVFYKPEGVSNCCTLAGRVSLSF